The Metabacillus sediminilitoris genome window below encodes:
- a CDS encoding VOC family protein yields MLGITHLRHISLITPNFDEQAKFYEEVWGLDKVDDEAEDVVYFRGAGPEHHILSLHKGTKRGLHHIAFGMVDKNAVDRAAEILASKGVRIVQQPGYLDEAGAGYGLRFADPENRVIELSAWVEVHTSIWNKKNVDPVKLNHVVMNTHNLDMIVEFYTDVLGFKVTDWSEHQMSFLRCNRKHHSIAFNQDKHASVNHIAYEVDSVDELMRGIGNVRKAGLQELWGPGRHGPGNNIFCYFQDPGGFVMEYTCYLETIEDENEWRARVWKRVPHLMDQWGIAGPPKPEARKAMGGDPDPGWIEENAEVYFGTK; encoded by the coding sequence ATGCTTGGCATTACTCATTTACGACATATTAGCTTAATAACACCAAACTTTGATGAACAAGCCAAATTTTATGAGGAAGTTTGGGGATTGGATAAGGTAGATGACGAAGCAGAGGATGTCGTTTATTTTCGCGGTGCTGGACCAGAACATCATATCCTAAGTCTTCATAAAGGAACTAAACGGGGGCTACACCACATTGCATTTGGAATGGTTGATAAAAACGCAGTTGATCGTGCAGCAGAAATATTAGCATCAAAAGGTGTTCGTATCGTTCAACAACCTGGATATTTAGATGAAGCAGGCGCTGGCTATGGACTGCGTTTTGCCGACCCTGAAAATCGTGTGATCGAGCTTTCAGCTTGGGTGGAAGTACATACGTCCATTTGGAATAAGAAAAATGTTGATCCTGTTAAGCTGAATCATGTTGTGATGAACACACATAATTTAGATATGATAGTTGAGTTTTACACAGATGTACTAGGCTTCAAAGTGACGGACTGGAGCGAGCATCAAATGTCTTTCTTAAGATGCAACAGAAAACATCATTCCATCGCTTTCAATCAAGATAAACATGCTTCCGTTAACCATATTGCTTATGAAGTTGATTCAGTAGATGAACTGATGCGTGGAATTGGCAATGTCAGGAAAGCAGGGCTTCAAGAACTTTGGGGACCTGGACGTCATGGGCCGGGAAACAATATTTTTTGTTACTTTCAAGATCCTGGCGGGTTTGTTATGGAATATACATGCTATCTTGAAACGATCGAAGATGAAAATGAATGGAGAGCACGTGTATGGAAACGAGTCCCTCATTTAATGGATCAATGGGGGATTGCAGGACCACCGAAACCAGAAGCACGTAAAGCGATGGGTGGAGATCCGGATCCCGGTTGGATAGAAGAAAATGCTGAAGTTTATTTCGGTACAAAATGA
- a CDS encoding thiamine pyrophosphate-binding protein produces MKIQEQIEYTTADSIVKELVRAGVKVAFGVVSIHNMPIYDAILREGSIKLICSRGESGAVNMADGYARATGKLGVVITSTGTGAGNAAGSLVEAWAAGVPLLHLTGEVASPYYGTGRGYIHECKDQLSMMKGACKNAIHLKQPEQTAGVVRMAIEEALTAPTGPISLEIPIDLQSAIIEDFKLESIQDKENEKQFTAIIPEQLVVKIAEARRPVIWAGGGVISANASQELQDLAEILGAAVITSQSGKGSIPENHEQCIGHFAAYEATKEFLQNADLLISVGVRFRGNETSNWKVPVPEEHIAIDADLQAINRNYKATIGLVGDAKNILTALVQKLKEKNVIQKSSYIEEIISLRYQLRTQLRKTLGPYEQFLDGMRDILPHDTILVRDVTVQANVWGSRLFEIYEPRTSIHASGGGIGQGLPTAIGAQIGCLDKTVVLMAGDGGFMLNVGEMVTAAEENLPIIIVLFDDSGYGVLRNIQDAAYGRQVAVDLLSPNFVKLAESMHFDAVRIGCGDEFVSELKKAKESRKPSMIVVDMEAVGPMAKPFGGPPGAAEAFKPKKL; encoded by the coding sequence ATGAAAATTCAGGAACAAATCGAATATACAACCGCCGATTCGATTGTAAAAGAACTAGTACGAGCAGGTGTAAAGGTAGCTTTTGGGGTTGTCAGCATACATAATATGCCGATCTATGATGCCATTCTTCGAGAGGGAAGCATTAAACTTATTTGTTCACGCGGGGAGAGCGGGGCTGTCAATATGGCAGATGGTTATGCCCGTGCAACTGGAAAGTTAGGTGTAGTGATTACAAGTACTGGAACTGGAGCAGGAAATGCTGCAGGTTCTTTAGTAGAAGCATGGGCGGCTGGCGTTCCACTGCTTCACCTTACAGGGGAAGTCGCATCTCCTTATTATGGTACAGGCAGAGGATATATCCATGAATGCAAAGATCAGCTTTCAATGATGAAGGGTGCATGTAAAAATGCAATCCACCTTAAACAACCTGAACAAACGGCAGGTGTTGTAAGAATGGCAATTGAAGAAGCATTAACAGCGCCAACGGGACCTATCTCATTAGAAATTCCAATCGATTTACAATCTGCTATTATTGAGGATTTTAAGCTTGAGAGTATACAAGATAAAGAGAATGAAAAACAGTTTACGGCAATAATTCCTGAACAATTAGTTGTAAAAATTGCAGAAGCGCGTCGTCCTGTCATATGGGCAGGCGGAGGCGTTATTTCAGCTAATGCTTCGCAAGAGCTGCAAGACTTAGCAGAAATTCTGGGTGCAGCGGTTATTACAAGTCAATCAGGAAAAGGATCAATTCCAGAAAACCACGAGCAATGTATCGGGCATTTTGCAGCCTACGAAGCGACAAAAGAGTTTTTGCAAAATGCTGATCTTTTAATTAGCGTAGGTGTTCGTTTCAGAGGGAATGAAACGTCGAACTGGAAAGTACCTGTACCGGAAGAACATATTGCAATTGATGCCGATCTGCAGGCAATCAACCGTAACTATAAAGCAACAATCGGTTTAGTTGGCGATGCAAAAAATATATTAACGGCTCTCGTTCAAAAGCTGAAAGAAAAAAACGTTATTCAAAAGTCATCTTATATAGAAGAAATAATTTCGCTAAGATATCAACTTCGCACTCAACTGCGGAAAACACTTGGGCCATATGAGCAGTTTCTAGATGGCATGAGAGATATATTGCCGCATGACACAATATTAGTACGCGATGTAACGGTTCAAGCAAATGTGTGGGGAAGCCGTTTATTTGAAATTTATGAACCAAGAACTTCTATTCATGCATCAGGAGGAGGTATTGGTCAAGGTCTTCCAACAGCAATTGGTGCCCAAATAGGCTGTCTGGATAAAACAGTTGTGTTAATGGCAGGAGACGGCGGATTTATGCTCAATGTTGGGGAAATGGTTACAGCAGCTGAAGAAAATCTGCCTATTATTATCGTCCTGTTTGATGATTCAGGTTATGGAGTTTTACGCAATATTCAGGATGCCGCATATGGACGGCAAGTAGCTGTTGATTTATTAAGTCCAAATTTTGTAAAACTTGCGGAGTCTATGCATTTTGATGCTGTCCGGATTGGTTGTGGAGATGAATTTGTAAGTGAACTGAAAAAAGCAAAAGAAAGTCGTAAACCTTCAATGATTGTAGTAGATATGGAAGCTGTCGGGCCAATGGCAAAGCCTTTCGGTGGACCTCCAGGAGCTGCCGAAGCATTTAAACCTAAAAAATTATAA
- a CDS encoding aldehyde dehydrogenase family protein — MISTFPVVSGKYLVNGEWQETKETTDVINPANTAEVVGQVAICSEDIVNDSITAAENAFKTWSRFNIEDRATRMNAAAEELAKTIEENVTLFVRENGKTLVEAKKDLLRCVEVMKGSAAELLNWWKPEVIQGNQKVQVRRRPRGITAVITPWNSPMILTFKRVIPAILAGNTVVVKPATNCPLTIMTFLKVVAEHFPPGVINIVTGSGKVIGDILCSDSRIRTVAFVGSTETGKDIMKKSAGKLQKVYMELGGNDPAIIFEDANMDEAAIKRLKIGILRAAGQVCSAIKRVYVHESRYDEVLQKLTKEFERVVVGDGIQPDVTMGPLNNQAQFDYVNGLLERTVKAGGKVITAGIQLNPETWNQGYYMLPSIVTGVNQQSEVVRVEQFGPVIPILPFSSLEEVVDYANDSEFGLRASVWTENEELAIEMADRLEAGAVFHNNHTVFSELAIDFPGLKESGVSRETRHCSLELFADSYGFAD; from the coding sequence ATGATTTCAACATTTCCAGTTGTTTCAGGAAAATATCTTGTGAATGGTGAATGGCAAGAAACAAAGGAAACAACCGATGTAATTAATCCGGCAAACACGGCAGAGGTAGTCGGACAAGTAGCGATATGTTCTGAAGATATCGTAAATGATTCAATCACCGCAGCAGAAAATGCTTTTAAAACATGGTCTCGATTTAATATAGAAGACAGAGCGACACGAATGAATGCTGCAGCAGAAGAATTAGCAAAAACCATTGAGGAAAATGTCACATTGTTTGTACGAGAGAATGGGAAAACACTTGTAGAAGCTAAAAAAGATTTATTACGTTGTGTTGAAGTGATGAAGGGGAGTGCTGCAGAGCTTCTTAATTGGTGGAAGCCGGAAGTTATTCAGGGAAATCAAAAAGTCCAGGTGAGAAGAAGACCAAGAGGCATTACGGCAGTGATTACACCTTGGAATTCCCCGATGATTCTAACATTTAAAAGAGTCATACCGGCTATTTTAGCAGGAAATACCGTTGTCGTAAAACCTGCAACAAATTGCCCTTTAACCATTATGACGTTTTTAAAAGTAGTCGCTGAACATTTTCCGCCAGGTGTGATAAATATTGTGACAGGTTCAGGAAAAGTAATCGGTGATATCCTTTGCTCAGACTCTCGTATCCGCACTGTTGCTTTTGTCGGCAGTACTGAAACTGGTAAAGATATTATGAAAAAGTCTGCCGGAAAACTCCAAAAGGTTTACATGGAACTTGGAGGTAATGATCCAGCGATTATTTTTGAGGATGCAAACATGGATGAAGCAGCGATCAAACGCTTGAAAATAGGGATATTACGAGCAGCTGGCCAAGTTTGTTCAGCTATTAAACGAGTATATGTCCATGAATCGCGTTATGATGAAGTGTTACAAAAATTAACAAAAGAGTTTGAACGGGTGGTTGTTGGGGATGGTATTCAACCGGATGTCACAATGGGGCCACTAAATAATCAAGCACAGTTTGATTATGTTAATGGATTGCTTGAGCGCACAGTTAAAGCAGGAGGAAAGGTGATCACAGCTGGCATTCAGCTTAACCCGGAAACATGGAATCAAGGATATTATATGCTTCCTTCTATTGTAACTGGGGTGAATCAGCAAAGCGAAGTAGTCCGTGTGGAACAATTCGGTCCAGTCATTCCAATTTTGCCATTTTCAAGTTTAGAAGAAGTTGTAGACTATGCGAATGATAGTGAATTTGGATTGCGGGCATCCGTTTGGACAGAAAATGAAGAATTAGCGATTGAAATGGCAGACAGACTTGAGGCTGGAGCTGTTTTTCATAATAACCATACTGTATTTAGTGAATTGGCTATCGACTTTCCAGGTCTAAAAGAAAGTGGTGTTTCCCGGGAAACAAGACATTGCAGTCTGGAACTATTTGCAGATTCATATGGATTTGCTGATTAG
- the nadX gene encoding aspartate dehydrogenase: MRLGLIGCGNIGEFLLKAINKDGLLQGGRIVSIYGRREESAAHLADKYGTQFYRDFGSFLDSNLDMVIEAATIEAAKEYGCKVLEGGKDLVLSSIGVMADDAFAERIREVSQQHHVNVFLPSGAIGGLDVLKSAKALNELDAVSITTRKPPRALSSATSIDKETVIFEGSAAEAIKLFPRNMNVAIVLSLAGLGSEKTTVKMIADPEVVKNSHLIEATGSFGKLKLEVENDPMPNNPKTSYLAALSVLATLQNKDKTVHVG; encoded by the coding sequence ATGAGATTGGGATTGATTGGGTGTGGGAATATTGGTGAATTCCTGCTTAAAGCAATTAATAAAGACGGACTTCTTCAAGGTGGCAGAATTGTTTCCATTTACGGCCGCCGTGAAGAAAGCGCAGCTCATTTAGCTGACAAATACGGGACACAATTCTATCGGGATTTCGGTTCATTTCTTGATTCTAATCTGGATATGGTGATTGAAGCGGCGACAATTGAAGCTGCTAAAGAATATGGATGTAAAGTACTTGAAGGCGGGAAGGATTTAGTTTTAAGCAGTATTGGTGTGATGGCAGATGATGCTTTTGCAGAAAGAATTCGGGAAGTTAGTCAGCAGCATCATGTGAATGTATTCCTCCCATCTGGAGCAATTGGTGGTCTGGATGTCCTTAAATCAGCAAAAGCCTTGAATGAACTTGATGCTGTTTCAATCACAACGAGAAAACCTCCTCGAGCATTGTCATCAGCAACTTCAATTGATAAAGAAACCGTTATTTTTGAAGGCTCTGCTGCCGAAGCCATTAAGCTGTTTCCGAGAAATATGAATGTGGCGATTGTATTATCATTAGCGGGTCTTGGTTCTGAAAAAACGACAGTGAAAATGATTGCAGATCCAGAAGTAGTAAAAAACAGCCATTTAATAGAAGCGACAGGTTCTTTTGGAAAACTAAAGCTTGAAGTCGAAAATGATCCGATGCCAAATAATCCAAAAACAAGTTATTTAGCAGCATTAAGTGTGCTGGCTACACTCCAAAACAAAGATAAGACGGTTCATGTGGGATAA
- a CDS encoding aromatic ring-hydroxylating oxygenase subunit alpha, with amino-acid sequence MLKTEKSLDEMTREQLIHYIRETVQPEKGIIPAYLLGNPTVYDVEHEKVFLKTWVFVGHESEVPNAGDFMTRELSGYSIIITRDKEGEIHAFHNMCTHRGMKLCRADKGNKSSFTCPYHGFNFKNTGELIGVPLEKNIYGSTLDRLKMSLHKVKLESYKGLLFGTWNDEAEPLEEFLGDFKWYLDIVVGRAEMEVIGAPQRFVVNSNWKVGSDNFVGDSYHTMVTHGSIAKLGMVPNATYSKRGYQIYTENGHGLNLGTPNPDFAFPEELKDEYKNNLSEGQYEVLANLKNMIGNIFPNLSFLISHTKIKDQLISNTSIRMWRPLGFNKMEVIAWMLVEKNAPQEWKDRSRDSFILTFSPSGIFEQDDTEVFTDITEAASGPMPFHKNLTYNYTMGLHREPVEFIGPGVVFDDKFTEASQRNFYKYWLELMTK; translated from the coding sequence ATGCTAAAAACAGAGAAATCATTAGACGAGATGACAAGGGAGCAATTGATCCATTATATACGGGAAACGGTTCAGCCAGAGAAAGGCATAATTCCTGCTTACCTCCTTGGGAATCCAACAGTTTACGATGTAGAACATGAAAAAGTTTTTTTGAAAACATGGGTGTTTGTAGGGCATGAATCCGAAGTGCCAAACGCTGGGGACTTTATGACACGTGAACTTTCAGGATATTCCATTATTATTACACGAGATAAAGAAGGGGAAATTCATGCTTTTCATAACATGTGTACTCATCGGGGGATGAAACTATGCCGTGCTGACAAAGGGAATAAGTCTTCATTTACTTGTCCATATCACGGATTTAACTTTAAAAATACGGGTGAGCTTATCGGTGTTCCCCTTGAAAAAAATATCTATGGCAGTACGCTTGATCGCTTAAAGATGAGTCTTCACAAGGTGAAACTTGAATCGTATAAAGGTCTCTTATTTGGAACATGGAATGATGAGGCAGAGCCACTTGAAGAGTTTCTTGGTGATTTCAAATGGTATTTAGATATTGTTGTAGGTCGTGCGGAAATGGAAGTCATTGGTGCTCCGCAACGGTTTGTTGTGAATTCAAACTGGAAAGTGGGTTCTGATAATTTTGTTGGTGATTCCTATCATACAATGGTCACCCATGGTTCCATCGCAAAACTTGGCATGGTGCCAAATGCAACGTATTCAAAGAGAGGATATCAAATTTATACTGAAAACGGACATGGATTAAACCTCGGAACACCTAACCCTGACTTTGCTTTCCCGGAAGAATTGAAAGATGAATATAAAAATAATTTGTCTGAAGGGCAGTATGAAGTACTAGCAAACTTGAAAAATATGATTGGAAACATTTTTCCGAACTTATCATTTTTAATTTCCCATACAAAAATAAAAGACCAGTTAATTTCTAACACGTCAATAAGAATGTGGCGCCCGCTAGGGTTTAATAAGATGGAAGTCATCGCTTGGATGCTTGTTGAAAAAAATGCCCCTCAAGAATGGAAAGATCGTTCACGAGATTCGTTTATCTTAACATTTAGTCCATCAGGTATTTTTGAGCAGGATGACACGGAAGTATTTACAGATATAACAGAAGCTGCTTCCGGCCCTATGCCTTTCCACAAAAACTTAACCTATAACTATACGATGGGCCTTCATCGTGAACCAGTAGAGTTTATCGGACCAGGTGTCGTTTTTGATGATAAATTCACGGAAGCAAGCCAGAGGAATTTCTACAAATATTGGCTGGAATTAATGACAAAGTGA
- a CDS encoding SDR family oxidoreductase — protein sequence MDLGLKGKVAVIMGGTSGVGLKTAEMFLEEGAKVAICGRSQERLDLAVSKLRSIGNSDDIFGLTCDVTSKTDVDAFINDAVDVFGGLDILVNAAGQSVMGYFFDITDEQWQEQIQLKYFAIIYAVRAAHPHLVKQGGGRIININATLAKEPERHMVATAATRAGLLNLSKTLSQELAGDNILVNSVSLGLIRTDQWERRRLKNAPDMDPEEYYSDLAKKRNIPLGRVGKAEEVASVILFLASDKASYVAGSTIETAGAIGKAL from the coding sequence ATGGACTTAGGCTTAAAAGGGAAAGTAGCTGTAATTATGGGGGGCACCTCTGGAGTTGGATTAAAAACAGCAGAAATGTTTTTAGAAGAAGGTGCAAAAGTAGCGATTTGCGGAAGAAGTCAGGAACGGTTAGATCTAGCCGTAAGTAAATTACGCTCGATTGGTAACAGTGACGATATTTTTGGTTTAACGTGTGATGTGACATCGAAAACAGATGTTGATGCCTTTATAAATGATGCTGTAGATGTGTTTGGCGGGTTGGATATTTTAGTAAATGCAGCCGGTCAAAGTGTGATGGGCTACTTTTTTGATATTACTGACGAGCAATGGCAGGAACAGATTCAATTAAAATATTTTGCTATCATTTATGCGGTTCGTGCTGCACATCCACATCTTGTTAAACAAGGCGGCGGCCGAATTATTAATATAAACGCAACACTAGCGAAAGAACCTGAGCGTCATATGGTCGCTACAGCAGCTACACGTGCAGGATTATTGAATTTAAGCAAAACATTATCTCAAGAATTAGCTGGAGATAATATTTTAGTAAACTCAGTAAGTCTTGGGTTAATTCGGACGGATCAATGGGAGCGGAGAAGATTAAAAAATGCCCCAGATATGGATCCGGAAGAGTATTACAGTGATCTAGCGAAAAAACGAAATATCCCACTTGGTCGAGTCGGTAAAGCGGAAGAAGTCGCTAGTGTGATTTTATTTCTCGCATCAGACAAAGCAAGCTATGTAGCTGGTTCAACAATTGAGACCGCAGGAGCTATAGGAAAAGCACTTTAA